A region from the Methanolacinia paynteri genome encodes:
- a CDS encoding cobyrinate a,c-diamide synthase, whose translation MIPAIIIAGTHSGCGKTTIAGALMSALVKRGLRVQPFKVGPDFIDPTHHTAICGRHSRNLDPFMMEEDGVIDTFVRACEGADIAVIEGVMGLYDGLEGEDYGSTAHVSKILGCPVVLVADTKGSSRSINAVVKGFDIFDRNIDITGVIYNRIGSPRHREMIECSVVKKAYGWIPFEKGKSVESRHLGIQMAYETSSISEFGDVLEDNCNIDEIIEDAKSNFDYKETDGEKASGDCKIRIGVAYDRAFNFYYADNFDLLRRNGAELIFFSPISGRLPDVDALYFGGGYPELFGEELEGSKCREDVKKAADSGMPVYAECGGLTYLTERIEIDGKKSKMCGLIPAETIKMDRFQALGYVDAECTVSDCIIPKGTCYRGHEFHYTRLTGLEDVKYALKLKRGRGIEDGKDGIYTNNILAGYTHAYFTDKFAKTLIETKFQ comes from the coding sequence ATGATCCCCGCCATAATTATTGCAGGCACCCACAGCGGATGCGGAAAAACCACAATTGCAGGTGCTCTTATGTCTGCACTTGTAAAGAGAGGACTTAGGGTACAGCCATTCAAGGTGGGTCCTGACTTCATCGATCCCACACATCACACTGCGATATGCGGACGGCACTCAAGAAACCTCGATCCGTTCATGATGGAGGAAGACGGGGTAATCGATACATTTGTCAGGGCATGTGAAGGAGCCGACATAGCTGTAATAGAGGGTGTAATGGGCCTTTATGACGGGCTTGAAGGCGAAGATTACGGAAGCACTGCACATGTCTCGAAGATACTCGGTTGCCCCGTTGTCCTTGTTGCCGATACGAAAGGAAGCTCAAGGAGCATAAACGCGGTTGTGAAGGGCTTTGATATCTTTGACAGGAACATAGATATCACCGGAGTCATCTACAACCGGATCGGAAGCCCCCGCCACAGGGAGATGATCGAATGTTCGGTTGTCAAAAAAGCATACGGGTGGATTCCGTTCGAGAAAGGGAAAAGTGTGGAAAGCCGTCACCTCGGAATACAGATGGCCTATGAGACCAGTTCGATCTCGGAGTTCGGAGATGTGCTGGAGGATAACTGTAACATAGATGAAATAATTGAAGATGCAAAAAGCAATTTCGATTATAAAGAAACCGACGGGGAAAAAGCATCCGGGGACTGTAAAATAAGGATCGGGGTTGCCTATGACAGGGCGTTCAACTTTTATTATGCGGATAATTTCGATCTTCTAAGGCGTAACGGGGCAGAACTGATCTTCTTCAGCCCTATATCCGGCAGGCTGCCTGATGTCGACGCACTTTATTTCGGCGGGGGCTATCCGGAACTTTTCGGAGAAGAGCTTGAGGGATCGAAATGCAGGGAAGATGTTAAAAAGGCTGCAGACTCCGGAATGCCTGTATATGCAGAATGCGGCGGCCTGACATATCTCACAGAAAGAATAGAGATCGACGGCAAAAAATCAAAGATGTGCGGGCTTATTCCCGCAGAGACCATAAAGATGGACAGGTTCCAGGCACTCGGATATGTCGATGCCGAATGTACTGTTTCAGACTGCATAATACCCAAAGGCACATGCTACAGGGGGCATGAATTCCATTATACAAGACTGACCGGACTTGAGGATGTTAAATATGCGCTAAAACTGAAGAGAGGCAGGGGAATAGAAGACGGAAAAGACGGGATCTATACCAATAATATTCTCGCCGGATATACTCATGCTTATTTTACGGATAAATTCGCAAAAACCCTGATTGAGACCAAATTCCAATAA
- a CDS encoding energy-coupling factor ABC transporter permease, producing MHIMEGFLPSPWWEIWWIIALPCLIYGCYKLKKLMEENREVLPLLGVAGGFIFVLSALKLPSVTGSCSHPTGTALSAISFGPWITTVLGFIVLLFQALFLAHGGITTLGANMFSMAIVGPFVGYWVFKGLDKINFNFFANVFVAAFLCDLVTYCVTSLELALAFPATAGGLLASFAAFLGVFAITQVPLAIVEGFVFVVIFKYIIILKPELLVKMKVMTQEKMDKVKGGIEE from the coding sequence ATGCATATTATGGAGGGTTTTCTTCCAAGTCCCTGGTGGGAGATTTGGTGGATTATTGCACTTCCGTGTTTAATATACGGTTGCTATAAACTGAAGAAACTGATGGAGGAGAATCGCGAGGTTCTTCCGCTTCTAGGAGTCGCAGGAGGTTTCATATTCGTTCTTTCGGCTCTTAAGTTACCGTCCGTTACAGGTAGTTGTTCGCATCCTACCGGAACCGCACTCTCGGCGATATCGTTCGGCCCGTGGATTACAACCGTGCTCGGTTTTATCGTTCTGCTCTTCCAGGCGCTCTTCCTTGCACATGGTGGTATCACAACACTCGGCGCCAACATGTTCTCGATGGCAATTGTAGGTCCGTTTGTCGGTTACTGGGTATTCAAAGGTCTTGACAAGATTAACTTCAACTTCTTTGCTAACGTGTTCGTTGCCGCATTCCTGTGCGATCTCGTCACTTACTGTGTAACATCGCTTGAGCTTGCACTTGCATTCCCGGCGACCGCCGGAGGACTCCTGGCATCCTTCGCAGCTTTCCTTGGTGTCTTTGCAATTACCCAGGTTCCGCTTGCGATTGTCGAAGGTTTCGTGTTCGTGGTTATCTTCAAGTACATCATCATACTCAAGCCCGAGCTTCTGGTTAAGATGAAAGTCATGACCCAGGAGAAGATGGACAAAGTTAAGGGAGGAATTGAAGAATGA
- a CDS encoding energy-coupling factor ABC transporter substrate-binding protein encodes MKYLYETIAVIAIIVFIGIFLYTDTMVQASGEEGWAGTDGVGSEMIEAQGYVPWIDNSDYTFTPPSGEIESCLFALQATFGGLLIGWIFGSWYTERKIKKTTN; translated from the coding sequence ATGAAATATCTTTACGAGACAATTGCAGTGATCGCGATTATCGTTTTCATTGGCATATTCCTGTATACGGATACCATGGTTCAGGCTTCGGGCGAGGAAGGCTGGGCAGGAACCGACGGCGTAGGGTCGGAAATGATCGAGGCTCAGGGATATGTGCCCTGGATAGATAACTCCGACTACACGTTCACTCCTCCGTCAGGAGAGATCGAATCCTGTCTCTTCGCACTTCAGGCTACATTCGGCGGTCTTTTGATCGGCTGGATATTCGGCTCGTGGTACACAGAGAGAAAAATTAAAAAGACTACAAATTAA
- the cbiQ gene encoding cobalt ECF transporter T component CbiQ, with product MLEDIAQESRIRDVNPAVKLVLGLGCILICISSNSFLTPLLIAVAISLVTIFIGGISPRFYLKLLLIPLGFAIFSVIVIIFLRNSGDVVFSYNLFGVLNLTATKGSLNEGILVFSRVFGGMCSLFFISLTTPTTETFTLAKKCRVPDFLLELSMLIYRFIFILIEQAEMIHSAQVMRLAYGRRKGSVNSFGMMAGALFINSWDAGERLIGAMDARCYNGKFSIMGEQSSFFCPALLLSVIFLSVFVVVMIMTNNINFYGGIIQ from the coding sequence TTGTTGGAAGATATAGCGCAGGAAAGTCGTATAAGGGATGTAAATCCTGCAGTTAAACTGGTGCTGGGTCTCGGTTGCATACTTATCTGCATATCTTCCAACAGCTTTCTGACTCCGCTTTTAATAGCAGTGGCGATAAGCCTTGTTACGATATTCATCGGCGGTATAAGTCCGCGTTTTTACCTGAAGCTGCTCCTGATCCCTCTGGGATTCGCAATTTTCAGTGTCATCGTGATAATTTTTCTTAGAAACAGCGGCGATGTAGTTTTTTCATACAACCTGTTCGGGGTGCTCAACCTGACTGCGACGAAAGGGAGCCTGAACGAGGGCATTCTTGTATTCTCCCGCGTCTTCGGTGGAATGTGTTCGCTGTTTTTCATCTCGCTGACTACCCCGACGACAGAGACTTTTACTCTCGCGAAGAAATGCAGGGTTCCGGATTTTCTCCTCGAACTTTCGATGCTCATCTACAGGTTCATTTTCATCCTGATCGAGCAGGCGGAGATGATACACAGTGCACAGGTCATGCGGCTGGCTTATGGGAGGAGAAAGGGTTCGGTCAACTCTTTCGGGATGATGGCGGGAGCTCTTTTCATCAACTCATGGGACGCGGGGGAGAGGCTTATCGGTGCAATGGATGCAAGGTGTTATAACGGCAAATTTTCGATCATGGGAGAACAGAGTAGTTTCTTCTGTCCTGCTTTACTGCTGTCGGTGATCTTCCTGTCCGTTTTCGTCGTGGTGATGATAATGACGAACAATATTAATTTTTACGGAGGCATTATCCAGTGA
- a CDS encoding energy-coupling factor ABC transporter ATP-binding protein, which yields MKSIIRLKDVEFSYPNGQKALKGINLEIFEGEKIALVGSNGAGKSTLLLMLNGMLKPGSGTVFFKGEPVSYTRNKLRDLRKNVGFVFQNPDHQIIAPTVFQDVAFGPVNLDYEEDEIKQAVSEALMYVDLSGFERRPPHQLSGGEKKKVAIAGILAMNPDVLVFDEPTSALDPASSEGIMELLDELNHEGKTTIISTHDVELAYPWADRIILMNDGMILSCSNPSGAFSDEKILRDAKLSRPVLLELYHSLFEMDMLPEAESPPKSVLDFVHLVERENGANDKGKSERCGSIYLVDADRLGDRSLKECLESLTVDFVGAMGSYAKKKAETDGIDLNFTYGVIDKCLLKAISGQNSMIITTGGMIKRVIDRVNGFCEESGKQVDVVSMDEFVGLS from the coding sequence GTGAAAAGTATCATCCGGTTAAAAGATGTTGAATTCAGCTATCCCAACGGCCAGAAGGCGCTTAAGGGAATCAATTTGGAGATCTTTGAAGGAGAAAAGATCGCCCTCGTAGGATCGAACGGTGCAGGAAAATCGACACTCCTCCTTATGCTGAACGGAATGCTGAAGCCTGGTTCCGGGACTGTCTTTTTTAAGGGCGAACCTGTTTCATATACCCGCAATAAATTAAGGGACCTGAGAAAAAACGTCGGTTTTGTATTCCAGAATCCTGATCACCAGATAATTGCCCCGACTGTATTCCAGGATGTTGCATTCGGCCCGGTGAATCTTGACTATGAGGAGGACGAGATAAAACAGGCTGTTTCCGAGGCGCTGATGTACGTGGATCTTTCAGGCTTCGAGCGCCGTCCTCCACATCAGCTTTCCGGGGGAGAGAAGAAGAAGGTGGCGATAGCCGGTATTCTGGCTATGAACCCCGACGTGCTTGTATTCGATGAGCCGACAAGCGCCCTCGATCCCGCAAGCTCCGAAGGCATCATGGAGCTGCTCGACGAACTGAACCATGAAGGAAAGACCACCATAATTTCGACCCATGACGTCGAACTGGCATATCCGTGGGCCGACAGGATCATCCTGATGAACGACGGCATGATACTAAGTTGTAGTAATCCTTCCGGCGCCTTCTCCGATGAAAAGATACTGCGGGATGCAAAATTATCGAGACCTGTCCTGCTCGAACTTTATCATTCCCTGTTCGAGATGGATATGCTTCCCGAAGCGGAGAGCCCCCCGAAATCTGTTCTTGATTTTGTTCATCTGGTGGAGAGAGAGAACGGTGCAAATGATAAAGGCAAAAGCGAAAGGTGCGGTTCCATATATCTGGTCGATGCAGACAGGCTTGGCGACAGATCCCTGAAGGAGTGTCTCGAATCACTCACGGTCGATTTTGTCGGTGCGATGGGTTCTTACGCCAAGAAGAAGGCTGAAACCGACGGGATCGATCTGAATTTCACATACGGTGTCATCGATAAATGCCTGCTAAAGGCAATATCCGGGCAGAACAGTATGATTATTACAACCGGTGGGATGATCAAAAGAGTAATTGATCGTGTCAATGGGTTCTGTGAGGAGAGCGGGAAACAGGTCGATGTCGTTTCTATGGACGAATTTGTGGGACTGTCTTGA
- a CDS encoding cobalt-precorrin-7 (C(5))-methyltransferase → MKIVGVGCGPGMLTEEAISAIESADLIYGSERALELASAHIGKECDARIISDYKSLRTLPDNAVILSTGDPMLAGLGYLDGEIVSGISSYQYACAKLKIPMTKTTIVNAHAKDHEKAFDEICFDISRGKIVFIIADPEFSTEKLAERLLVGSPDCKIAVCERLGYPDENIQKGDVRNPPSPRTGLFVLFVGDF, encoded by the coding sequence ATGAAGATTGTAGGGGTTGGATGCGGACCGGGGATGCTCACGGAAGAAGCCATCAGTGCCATTGAGAGTGCTGATCTTATCTACGGCTCGGAAAGAGCATTGGAACTGGCATCTGCCCATATAGGAAAAGAGTGCGATGCCCGGATAATCTCGGATTACAAGAGCCTCAGGACGCTACCCGACAATGCGGTGATCCTTTCGACAGGAGATCCGATGCTCGCGGGTCTCGGGTATCTTGACGGTGAGATAGTGTCGGGGATTTCATCGTACCAGTACGCCTGTGCAAAACTGAAGATCCCGATGACAAAGACGACTATCGTAAACGCTCATGCGAAGGATCACGAAAAGGCGTTCGATGAGATCTGCTTTGACATTTCAAGAGGAAAGATCGTATTCATAATTGCAGACCCGGAGTTCAGTACTGAAAAACTTGCAGAGAGGCTGTTGGTTGGATCTCCGGATTGCAAAATCGCTGTCTGCGAACGGCTCGGGTACCCGGACGAGAACATTCAGAAAGGGGATGTCAGGAATCCTCCTTCTCCGCGGACGGGGTTGTTCGTTCTTTTTGTCGGGGATTTTTAA
- a CDS encoding cobalt-precorrin-5B (C(1))-methyltransferase, giving the protein MKVIDPVTGFEYPEDWVRLCRDEEALELVRRGLAILTSTGEILKRGFTTGTTAAAACKAAVLSLRTPVSEVDILLSCNLRFGVKAEGKDGTGTAYKYSGDYKNDITSGLQFSAKAVETGSGIDFTAGEGIGRFERETPRYKKGDPAISHPAMNAILRSIGEAAEVLNLNGVSVELSIPKGKEIGEQTLNPKVGVMGGVSVLGSTGLVEPWADHLSEDVFDRIKNTDTPVLTTGRTGLRYSRMLFPDNEVVLVGKFMGRAIEAAMGRAILCGLPALILKFINPEILDGTGYKTVEELTMSERWESILKENLNDYKKKMPGMRVMIIGRNGEIIGDSG; this is encoded by the coding sequence ATGAAGGTAATTGATCCCGTAACCGGTTTTGAGTACCCCGAAGACTGGGTCAGGCTTTGCAGAGATGAAGAGGCCCTGGAACTTGTCAGAAGGGGTCTTGCCATACTTACCTCGACGGGAGAGATACTTAAAAGAGGATTTACTACGGGAACTACCGCTGCCGCCGCATGCAAAGCGGCAGTTCTGTCCCTCAGAACGCCTGTATCGGAAGTCGATATTCTGCTGTCGTGCAATCTCCGTTTTGGAGTAAAGGCCGAAGGAAAAGACGGGACAGGGACTGCATACAAATATTCCGGGGATTACAAAAACGATATAACATCCGGCCTTCAGTTTTCTGCCAAAGCCGTTGAGACCGGATCAGGAATTGATTTTACCGCCGGAGAAGGGATCGGACGTTTCGAGAGGGAGACCCCGAGATACAAAAAAGGCGATCCTGCGATAAGCCATCCGGCAATGAATGCGATCCTCCGATCGATAGGAGAGGCGGCAGAGGTCCTGAACCTTAACGGTGTCTCCGTCGAACTCAGCATTCCGAAAGGAAAAGAGATCGGCGAACAGACTCTCAACCCGAAGGTAGGGGTGATGGGTGGTGTTTCGGTTCTCGGGTCTACCGGACTTGTTGAACCCTGGGCCGATCACCTCTCGGAAGACGTATTCGACAGAATCAAAAATACTGACACCCCGGTCCTGACGACCGGAAGAACGGGCCTCAGGTACTCGAGGATGCTCTTCCCTGACAACGAAGTGGTTCTTGTCGGGAAATTCATGGGAAGAGCGATCGAGGCAGCGATGGGCAGGGCAATACTCTGCGGGCTCCCGGCGCTCATCCTCAAGTTCATCAATCCGGAGATTCTTGACGGAACGGGATACAAGACTGTTGAGGAGCTGACAATGTCGGAGAGATGGGAATCGATTCTCAAAGAAAATCTTAATGATTATAAGAAGAAGATGCCTGGTATGAGAGTCATGATCATCGGGCGCAACGGTGAAATTATCGGAGATTCAGGATGA